In Streptomyces sp. NBC_01707, a genomic segment contains:
- a CDS encoding DUF2871 domain-containing protein, with protein sequence MTVRASLHAAHVYMILGVVSGLYYRELTKHNGFDGETQLSVVHTHLLALGMLAFLVVLALDKLFTLSGSRHFTYFFAFYNAGIAITVGAMIFRGTQTVLGHPVPEAVSWIAGLGHTVLTVGLILLFTLLGKRVTNRRNSPEPVPGPGLPADLEKGNAL encoded by the coding sequence ATGACCGTCCGGGCATCGCTGCACGCGGCCCATGTCTACATGATCCTGGGCGTCGTGTCCGGGCTCTACTACCGAGAACTCACCAAACACAACGGATTCGACGGGGAGACCCAACTGTCGGTAGTCCACACCCATTTACTGGCTCTGGGCATGCTGGCCTTCCTCGTCGTCCTCGCGCTCGACAAGCTGTTCACCCTGTCCGGCAGCCGACACTTCACGTACTTCTTCGCCTTCTACAACGCGGGCATCGCCATCACTGTGGGCGCGATGATCTTCCGTGGCACGCAGACCGTCCTCGGTCACCCGGTCCCCGAAGCGGTCTCATGGATCGCGGGCCTTGGCCATACGGTCCTCACCGTAGGCCTGATCCTCCTGTTCACCCTGCTCGGCAAGCGCGTCACCAATAGGCGCAACAGTCCAGAGCCTGTTCCAGGCCCTGGACTGCCTGCTGACCTGGAGAAGGGCAACGCGCTGTAG
- the rph gene encoding rifamycin-inactivating phosphotransferase: MIEPYVWDLQEVDETQVAAVGGKGAHLGGLSRIEGIRVPAGFCVTTDAFRRIMAEAPSIDDRLDQLSRLDPDDRDAARTLSAEIRRTIEGITIPGDLAAAITRAVTQLGEQAAYAVRSSATAEDLPTASFAGQQDTYLNVVGPTAILQHVSRCWASLFTERAVTYRRRNGIDHRTVHMAVVVQRMVFADAAGILFTADPVTGNRKVATVDAGFGLGEALVSGLVNPDVFKVRHGEVVAKAIAAKKRAVHALPAGGTQEVAVDSQRQDQPALTDAQVVRLVQLGRRIEAHFGRPQDIEWCLVDHGFQIVQSRPVTTLFPIPESGDQENHVYVSVGHGQMMTDPMKPLGHSMWRLTAMVPMHEAGGRLFVDVTRRLASPASRDGLLDAMGKGDPLIRDALETVLDRDDFVPSLPDGGPGRPPARDASAPVEADPAIVTELIERSQLSIAALERDIRTKTGPALFDFLLDAFEEHKRVLGDPLNLQAIMAGMEATWWLNDKLQEWLGEKNAADTLTLSAPDNVTSEMGLALLDVADVIRSRPEVVAFLQGVEDEGFLDELPKIAGGTEARDAIEAYLDRYGMRCVGEIDITRPRWRERPTTLVPVILDNVRNFEPGAAERRFERGRRKAQKKELEVLSRLRTLPDGDRKADETKRMIDQVRAFVGYREYPKYGIVSRYFVYKQALSEEAERLAQADVLSEKEDIFYLTFQELRDVVRSRQVDDRLIQQRKDAFRSYHALTPPRVLTSDGEALTGAYRRDDVPAGALIGLPVSAGTVEGRARVILDMAEADLEAGDILVTAFTDPSWSPLFVGIAGLVTEVGGMMTHGAVIAREYGLPAVVGVEQATRLIRDGQRIRMHGTDGYVEILS; this comes from the coding sequence ATGATCGAGCCGTACGTGTGGGATCTTCAGGAGGTTGACGAGACGCAGGTCGCGGCCGTCGGCGGCAAGGGTGCTCACCTGGGCGGGCTGTCGCGGATCGAGGGCATCCGCGTGCCGGCCGGCTTCTGCGTGACGACGGACGCCTTCCGGCGGATCATGGCGGAAGCGCCGTCGATCGACGATCGGCTCGATCAGCTGTCGCGCTTGGACCCGGACGACCGGGATGCGGCCCGCACGCTCAGCGCGGAGATCCGCCGGACCATCGAAGGGATCACCATCCCGGGCGATCTCGCGGCGGCGATCACCCGCGCAGTCACCCAGCTCGGCGAGCAGGCCGCCTACGCCGTGCGATCCAGCGCGACGGCGGAAGACCTGCCGACGGCCTCCTTCGCCGGCCAGCAGGACACGTACCTCAACGTCGTGGGACCGACGGCGATCCTCCAGCACGTCAGCCGGTGCTGGGCCTCGCTGTTCACCGAGCGGGCCGTGACCTACCGCCGGCGGAACGGCATTGATCACCGTACGGTCCACATGGCCGTGGTCGTACAGAGGATGGTCTTCGCGGACGCGGCCGGCATCCTGTTCACGGCGGACCCCGTCACGGGCAACCGGAAGGTCGCCACCGTGGACGCAGGCTTCGGCCTCGGTGAGGCCCTGGTCTCCGGTCTGGTGAACCCGGACGTCTTCAAGGTGCGGCACGGCGAAGTCGTCGCCAAGGCGATCGCCGCCAAAAAGCGTGCCGTCCACGCCCTGCCGGCCGGCGGTACGCAGGAAGTGGCGGTCGACTCGCAGCGGCAGGATCAGCCGGCGCTGACGGACGCGCAGGTCGTGCGGCTCGTGCAGCTCGGGCGGCGGATCGAAGCCCACTTCGGCCGCCCGCAGGACATCGAATGGTGCCTGGTCGACCATGGCTTCCAGATCGTTCAGAGCCGGCCGGTCACGACGCTGTTCCCCATCCCCGAGTCCGGCGACCAGGAGAATCACGTCTACGTCTCCGTTGGGCATGGGCAGATGATGACCGACCCCATGAAGCCCCTCGGGCACTCCATGTGGCGACTGACGGCCATGGTGCCGATGCACGAGGCCGGCGGGAGGCTGTTCGTCGACGTCACCCGGCGCCTGGCCTCGCCCGCGAGCCGCGACGGCCTCCTGGACGCCATGGGGAAAGGTGATCCGCTGATCAGGGACGCTCTGGAGACCGTCCTCGACCGCGACGACTTCGTCCCGTCCCTCCCGGACGGGGGTCCCGGCAGGCCGCCGGCCCGCGATGCGTCCGCCCCGGTCGAGGCCGATCCGGCCATCGTCACCGAGCTGATCGAGCGCAGCCAGTTGTCCATCGCCGCCCTGGAGCGCGACATCCGGACGAAGACCGGACCCGCGCTGTTCGACTTCCTGCTGGATGCCTTCGAGGAGCACAAGAGAGTCCTCGGCGATCCGCTGAACCTTCAGGCGATCATGGCAGGGATGGAGGCCACGTGGTGGCTCAACGACAAGCTGCAGGAGTGGCTGGGCGAGAAGAACGCGGCTGACACGCTGACGCTGTCCGCCCCCGACAACGTCACGTCGGAGATGGGGCTGGCGCTGCTCGACGTCGCGGACGTGATCCGCTCGCGGCCGGAGGTGGTGGCGTTCCTGCAGGGCGTCGAGGACGAGGGCTTCCTGGACGAGCTGCCGAAGATTGCGGGCGGGACCGAAGCGCGCGATGCCATCGAGGCCTACCTGGACCGGTACGGCATGCGTTGCGTCGGCGAGATCGACATCACCAGGCCACGGTGGCGCGAGCGCCCTACCACGCTCGTGCCCGTGATCCTCGACAACGTCAGGAACTTCGAGCCGGGCGCCGCCGAGCGGCGCTTCGAGCGGGGTCGGCGGAAGGCGCAGAAGAAGGAACTGGAGGTGTTGTCCCGCTTGCGCACCCTGCCGGACGGGGACCGGAAGGCCGACGAGACCAAGCGGATGATCGACCAGGTGAGAGCCTTCGTCGGATACCGGGAGTACCCGAAGTACGGCATCGTCAGCCGCTACTTCGTCTACAAGCAGGCCCTGTCGGAGGAGGCCGAGCGCCTCGCGCAGGCCGACGTGCTTTCCGAGAAGGAGGACATCTTCTACCTCACGTTTCAGGAGCTCCGCGACGTCGTGCGCTCGCGCCAGGTGGATGACCGGCTCATCCAGCAGCGCAAGGACGCGTTCCGGTCGTACCACGCGCTCACACCGCCACGGGTGCTCACATCGGACGGTGAGGCCCTCACCGGGGCGTACCGACGCGACGACGTGCCGGCCGGCGCCCTGATCGGCCTACCGGTTTCCGCCGGGACCGTCGAGGGACGGGCCCGCGTCATCCTTGACATGGCGGAGGCCGATCTCGAAGCGGGCGACATCCTGGTCACGGCCTTCACGGACCCCAGCTGGTCGCCACTGTTCGTCGGCATCGCCGGTTTGGTGACGGAGGTGGGCGGCATGATGACCCATGGCGCAGTCATCGCCCGGGAGTACGGCTTGCCGGCCGTCGTGGGCGTGGAGCAGGCCACCCGGCTGATCCGGGACGGGCAGCGGATCCGCATGCACGGAACCGACGGATACGTCGAGATCCTGTCTTGA